A region of the Orenia marismortui DSM 5156 genome:
TAAAATCATTACCCAAATCTCTACTATAACCAATCAAAGCTTTGATTGAAGAGTTTGGAATATTCCATTTATCCCCAGCTTGATCATCAGCAGAATCATAATATCCAAGCTCTAGATTAGCTACTCCACCCATAACATTATTTCTCCAGCTAGCACCATATACATTCAAAGGAGCAAACTCTAAACCATTCCCGGCTTGATTAGCATTAGGCTCTTTATAAAAACCTTTATAAGCATAAAAGGCTAATTCATTTCCTTGGTAATTCTTCTTTACTCTTAAGGCTAATTCTCCATTCTCCCAATCCTTCTCAGGTAACTTAGCAGAAAATTGAGGATTCTCCAAATTTGCTTCAATATTTCCTCCTTGGCCAGGATCAAAGAAGGTTAAACGTTCACCTTTAAGATAATTATCGGCTGTAAAACTTGGGCTCCAAACTACATCAACAATTGCCCCTCCTTGAGGAAAGAAGGAAAATTTAATTGAATCTGATGGTGCCTTTAGATACTCTTGATCTCTTCCTAGGAAGAAAGATTGATAATCTTTAGGAAATAGATCATTGATAAAGATTAAATCTCCTGTTCCCCAAGTTAAGACTTGACGTCCAGCTTTTATTTCAAAATTAGCTGATGGATAAGCCCAAATATATCCCTCTCTTAACTTAATATCAGCTTGATCTGTAATATTATCTTTAATAATATCTGCTTTAACTTGAAATTCTCCATTATAACCTAAAGCACCCCAATAACTTAACTGTGCTCTAGTCTCATATAAGAGTAAGTCATCATTAATATAATCAGGACTATCATATCTACCACCGATTGAACTTTCTACAAACCCATGGAAAGGCAAACTTTCTGCCGATACAGTTCCTATATTTAATACTAACATTACTAGTAATAATAAGAATGTATAATTTACTACTCTCTTCATATCATAAATCCCCCTTCCTGTCATCAAATACTCATCTCAATAATCTACGTGGTGGACGTCGTAAATAACGTTCTGTAAAGATGTTCTCAGAAATACCTAAATTATACTGAATATTACTAAATCGATTAATAGTATAAGCTCCAGTCTTTACATCTTCAGCTTTCATAGTCATAATAGTAGGATAACCTTCAATATTCTCTACCTTTTCTGCTGTAATAACTCGATATAACTCTTCTTGTTGATTATAATATTCAGACCTAACTGGAATGAAGTTATCCTTATTAATCCACATCTTATAATAAGCAAATTCTACATTATTCTTATCCTTTGGTATCAATTTTAAAATATATTTTCCATTCTCTTCTCCAATTAGCATATGTTTATCATCAGTTAGATTTCTACCAGAGATATCTTCATAGGTAAAGTGAGAACCCACAAAACTAGAACGCTTATCTGCAGCTGAAACTCTACGTACCAGATCTAAAGCAGGCAGATACAACCATCTATTATCCTCTGTACTTGGCCTCTTATCTACCATAAAGACCATCTTTCTTACATCAGCTGGTTCTTTAAAATAGGCATAATATTTTTGTTGACCATTATCCTCAATATCCTTTCTTAACATAGTCAATCTTCTAACCCTTTTTCTCCCTTGAGCATCAACAATAGTCATCTCTACAGTGGCCTTGCCATCTTCACCTTGATAATAAGCTGCTGTATAAGTCTTGTTTACAATTTCTTCTACACTTAAATCTTTAGCTGAAACCCTTTCTTCACTCAGCACTAGACCTGTAAATAATGTTATGATCAATAATCCCCATGATATTTTTTTAAACATTTTTTTCTCCTCCTCTATTCATTCATTTATTTATGTATGATATTTTTAAATTTAACATCAAAGTTTCATTATCCTAATATTACAAAAGTCTATTCCACCTTTTATCTCTCTTTTTTGCTAAGATTTTATTTATTAAAACTCCATAATATTTCACACTCCTCCTTTCCTATAAGATTTACGATCTATTCCCGATTCAAACTTTTCATACAAAGATTAAAAGCGAAAATCTTTTCTATTAATTTAAAATGTCTTAAAGTATCTAATATTTACTGTCCTATATTAATATTAACATTTACTTATCACCATTAACTAACATATCAATTACACAATAGTTACAAATTCTTTTATCTGATGAGTTAAGCAGATATGATTAATTAACATAGTTCAATTTTTGCTTTGTTTAAACAATAATTTTTTACTCTAAAATTCTAAAATCAAAAGAAAAGACTATCCATGATCTCTAAAAGACATAATTAGTTAATAAGAGCGTTTATATCCTTCTATCGTTATATCTAGATTAATGAATATATTTTTTAAAAAAATATGATAATGATTATCATTTGTACTAATAGTATACATAATAAAACCACTAATGTCAATAAATAATTTTAATGATTTAAATCTTGAGAATTGCAATATAAAATGCACGTTTTTTTGTGAAACACTTATACCCCATATAATATAAACTTTTAAGCTACTTTTAATTTATTTTCAAAAACTTCATTCGAAGTTTTAAAATCAAACATCTTTCTTGGGTAGTTATTCATCCATTGTTGAATATTTTTAACCTCACTCGTACTAATATCTTTAAAACTGCTTCCTTTTGGCAAAAACCTTCTAATCATCTTATTTAAATTTTCATTACTACCTCTTTGCCAAGAACAATAGGCATCAGCATAGTAATGATTAGTTCTTGGTATATTACTTCCTGTAAATGAAGTCTCTATTCCTTCATAATCATAAAATTCCCGCCCGTTGTCTGTTGTTATCGTCTTAAATAACTCTCTAAACCTTCTTACACCTATTCTTCTTTCAATTCGATCTAATCCATTTATAACTGCTTCTTGAGTCTTATTAGATATTTTTTCTATTATCTCTTTTCGACTATATCTTTCTGTTAAAACTAGTAAGAATGGCTCTCCTTTTCCTTTTTTACCTTCTACTAAGTCCATTTCCCAATGACCTAACTCTGTTCTTTTATTAGCTTCCTCAGGTCTATCTGATATCCTTCTGCCATCTTTTCTCCTCTTAGTTGATTCCTTTTCTTGTCTTTTAGTACCTTTAGATTTTTTATAATTACCATAGACTAACTCATCTCTATTTACCATCAAGATACCTTTGTCTATATAATTGTATATTGTTTTCCAATGTAGCTTAATTTCAAATCTTTCATCTTCCTGTATTTGATTAGCAATTACTTCTGGAGACCATTTATCTTGTTTTATTTTTCTTTCTATAAATCTTGCTAACTCATGTTCCTTAGCTATTTTTATCTTAGTTCCTTTAGCTGTAGCATTTTTATCATAGACTTTTTGCGCTATTTCAGCATCATATTCTATTCTTGTCGTATAATCAGAATTTAATAATTTTAATTCACCTTTCTTAAGCTCTCTACTTATTGTTGTTCTATGTTTTCCTAACTCTTTTGCGATCTCCTTATCTTTCTTACCTTGAATATTATATAAATGCTCTATTATTTTCCTATCTTCCAAAGTTAGGTGTTTTCCTTTTTTACTTTTTCTGTTATAATTATTTTGACACATATTTTAATACCTCACTTTATGTTATTTGTGGTTATTTAACATTATATATGAGGTATTTCTATGTGTCACTTTTTATTTTTTGATCTACCTGTGCATTTAATTATACAATGCTCCAATGATTTAAATCTTAATACTAATCACTGTTACAATATCTAAATCACAATAGGATTTCAGATATGTATCTTAGCCTATTGTTTATATAAACAATAGGCTAAGTATAAATTTAATATTCTAATTATATTAATATACCTTATTGTGTTATTCATAAATAAAAAACAAACTTTCAACTATATAACCTACAAATTAACTCTTTATTTCCTCTTTAATCTCTTGAAACTCCTCTTTACTAATCTCTCCTTTTGCATATCTCTTTTTTGCAATCTCCAAAGGATCCTCTTTTACATCTCTTCTATAAGTTTCAACTCTATTTGTAGACTTATTAGAATTTCTTAAAAAATAGATTACTATAGCAATTATTGCTATCCAAAATATCCCCATCATTAACATTCCACCTCCAAAAAAACCTCTCATTCCATAACCCCAGCCATGCATCATAATCTATCACTCCCTTTAGAAAATAAATTAGAGGTTTAATTAAACCCCTAATTTATTAATTATTTTTTTATTACCATCCCATCATACCATTATTACCATGCATCATATGACCGCCCATCATACCACGACCACCCATATGACCTCTAAATCCTCTTCCACCCATCATGCCAAATCCATTCATCATACCAAAGCCCATCATTCCATAATCCTCTATAAGATCTAACTGTTCATTAGTTAATATATCTCTCATCTCTAAACGCATCTCTGTCATTAAAATAGACATCTGATTTCTAAGCTGATTAACCTCTGCTTGTAATTCTAATATCTCATTACGCTTAGCATCTTTATCAAAATATAGATCTCTCAAATCTCTTCCTTTATCCCCTAAGTCATCCATTAAATCATCCATTTGATCATAATATTTATCTTGTAACTCTTCGATCTTATCCTCTTGTTCCCTTGATAGATTTAAGTCATCATGATAATTATTATTTCTATAAGTATTTCTAGGCCCTTGATTAAATCCATTTCCTCCACCATGGGCAAAAGCATAGACTGAAATTCCCAATACCATCGTCATCACTAATACAAAGCTTAAACTTCTTCTCATATTTATCTCCTCCTTATTTTTTAGCGAATATTTAACATTAAAAAGTAACTGTTTACTTGTTAATGTTCCCTTCACTCTTTAATCATATTATAGACTACAAATATTAAGAAAGTATTAAGAAAATATCAAGATTATTTAAAGCTTTTAAAAATATAACCATATTAAAGAGTATTTCTTAAGAAATTTAATTTTAATTTATAAACGATCAAATTTTAAACCAATTAATACAAATGATCAATTTTAAATTATTTTCTACTAATGATATAGCAATCCAACCTTAAAGTGAAATAAAAATAAACTAAAAACTTTGAAAACACGAATGGTCACACGCCCTGAAGAAGGACCTTAGAAATTAAAATCCCGCGAAGGGTTGTGTTTTTAAACCTGAAGAATTTATTTTATTTTCTAAGGAAGTACTCTTGGAGTAAATCCATCACTGGCTAATTCTCTAGCTCTTTAAAAAAGACCATTAGCAATAAATTTGCTACTAGCCAATAGCCGCTAGCTAAGTACTATTCGTGTTCATTCCCATCCCAAGAGTATTTCCTCGGAAAAATCATCCTCGGGGCATGGTAAAAATAAGGTTTTAATTTACTTTAGAGTTGTTTCTCTATATGTCTTAAACCAGAAAGAATATTAACCTGAATAAACAGGTTAATTATAGCATCTGTAAATTAATCTAATCATTTTTGCTCATTTATAATTTCAATGATATTAGGTGAATTGAAGTCAAAAAAGTTTTAAATCTCAATTAATAGTATCTAGAATATAATAAATTGTGAATAAATTCAAAA
Encoded here:
- a CDS encoding outer membrane lipoprotein-sorting protein; this translates as MFKKISWGLLIITLFTGLVLSEERVSAKDLSVEEIVNKTYTAAYYQGEDGKATVEMTIVDAQGRKRVRRLTMLRKDIEDNGQQKYYAYFKEPADVRKMVFMVDKRPSTEDNRWLYLPALDLVRRVSAADKRSSFVGSHFTYEDISGRNLTDDKHMLIGEENGKYILKLIPKDKNNVEFAYYKMWINKDNFIPVRSEYYNQQEELYRVITAEKVENIEGYPTIMTMKAEDVKTGAYTINRFSNIQYNLGISENIFTERYLRRPPRRLLR
- a CDS encoding IS30 family transposase; the encoded protein is MCQNNYNRKSKKGKHLTLEDRKIIEHLYNIQGKKDKEIAKELGKHRTTISRELKKGELKLLNSDYTTRIEYDAEIAQKVYDKNATAKGTKIKIAKEHELARFIERKIKQDKWSPEVIANQIQEDERFEIKLHWKTIYNYIDKGILMVNRDELVYGNYKKSKGTKRQEKESTKRRKDGRRISDRPEEANKRTELGHWEMDLVEGKKGKGEPFLLVLTERYSRKEIIEKISNKTQEAVINGLDRIERRIGVRRFRELFKTITTDNGREFYDYEGIETSFTGSNIPRTNHYYADAYCSWQRGSNENLNKMIRRFLPKGSSFKDISTSEVKNIQQWMNNYPRKMFDFKTSNEVFENKLKVA
- a CDS encoding SHOCT domain-containing protein is translated as MMHGWGYGMRGFFGGGMLMMGIFWIAIIAIVIYFLRNSNKSTNRVETYRRDVKEDPLEIAKKRYAKGEISKEEFQEIKEEIKS
- a CDS encoding Spy/CpxP family protein refolding chaperone, with the translated sequence MRRSLSFVLVMTMVLGISVYAFAHGGGNGFNQGPRNTYRNNNYHDDLNLSREQEDKIEELQDKYYDQMDDLMDDLGDKGRDLRDLYFDKDAKRNEILELQAEVNQLRNQMSILMTEMRLEMRDILTNEQLDLIEDYGMMGFGMMNGFGMMGGRGFRGHMGGRGMMGGHMMHGNNGMMGW